The following coding sequences are from one Panicum hallii strain FIL2 chromosome 5, PHallii_v3.1, whole genome shotgun sequence window:
- the LOC112894041 gene encoding zinc finger A20 and AN1 domain-containing stress-associated protein 2-like, translated as MEQQGSQNAQEPLPCANNCGFFGSPATRNLCSKCFRDSLRRAEAQAASVAATATDALTTSSSSAAASAGPEPATAAATDQEVGKGKSGRCAACGRKVGLMGFECRCGGVFCGAHRYSDRHGCGYDYRGAGRDAIARANPVVRADKQVDKL; from the coding sequence ATGGAGCAGCAAGGGAGCCAGAACGCGCAGGAGCCGCTCCCCTGCGCCAACAACTGCGGCTTCTTCGGCTCCCCGGCCACGCGCAACCTCTGCTCCAAGTGCTTCCGGGACAGCCTCCGCCGCGCCGAGGCCCAGGCGGCTTCGGTGGCCGCGACCGCGACGGACGCGCTCACCACCTCTTCTTCTTCGGCCGCGGCGTCTGCGGGTCCCGAGCCGGCGACAGCGGCAGCGACGGATCAGGAGGTGGGGAAGGGGAAGAGCGGCCGGTGCGCGGCGTGCGGCAGGAAGGTGGGGCTGATGGGGTTCGAGTGCCGGTGCGGCGGCGTCTTCTGCGGCGCGCACCGGTACTCGGACCGGCACGGCTGCGGCTACGACTACAGGGGCGCCGGCCGCGACGCCATCGCCCGCGCCAACCCCGTCGTCAGGGCCGACAAGCAGGTCGACAAGCTCTGA